The sequence below is a genomic window from Larimichthys crocea isolate SSNF unplaced genomic scaffold, L_crocea_2.0 scaffold220, whole genome shotgun sequence.
acccgctcaatgcggcgtctctgtatatatgtctatgctctTGACAGTCTGCAGACATGGCTGCGCTCAGTCACCATACAGCAGCACACGGTACACCGTGTGGACTCTTTTTAGCCGCCTGTGTCTTAATGACCGATTTCTGGAGCTGGTTGCACAAAGACGTCTTAGACTCCTGTATAGTTtggacattttcaaaacaaaagcatgtgAAAACAGCCCACAGATAATGTACAGCCAGCCGGTGATTTATGTCAGAATCACCGTGCTGTGGTTCATTTCACAACAAACACCAGCTGGCTGGTACATTATCCTGATTATTGCACAGATACTGAATAATTTGACACAAGATACTGattaaaaagtgattttattgatttgaaaattattttattgcttCCGGCATGGTCCTCCAGAGTCTATGTTTAGGACTGTCCATATTAGCAGCCTCTTATACAGAAATGACAGACCACAGGAAGCTGCAATTGACCAATCAGAACAAAGTATTCAACAAAGCTTTGTCTAAACACAAATAGTTCATTTTAGCTGCAGCCAAGCAGCAAACAGAAGACAGTGTTTACTGTTCTACAGTGAGAAATGACATATTATATCCAGCCATACCTTAGAAATACTTCTCTAGTCTGACTTATTAATGTTTTAGCAAAAAGGTCTTTGTAAGGCACAAGTTTTTATAAGAccctttaaatgaaaaattttaAAGGTCTGCAGATCACTAAAGTGATTACAATTCATTCTGACAGGGACATGAACACGTACAAAGATTCTTAGCAATTCATCTGATAGTTCAGAATATATAGCAAATTAAATGTCCATGTCATGTGGAGCTATTTATTTGAACTTTCTTTGTGCAACCAGTACTGTGTGCGGCCTGTAATCACACTAACAACCTGGTTAACAAATAACTGAAACTATGTTGTGTTGTGGAGGAAAAGCACACTCATGTACACGATGGCCACCCTTATTTGAAACGCAGAATGTATTAATATGCAGAAGCCGTTAAGGTGGGAGGACGGTGAGCTGGGCTGCTGTCACGCTGTTCCTAAGAAGCTCCAGGTGAGGTTACTCCTGTTTGACATCTCCCTTCAGCCTTCTCTTGACTCGAGAGTACGGGCTCAGTGTGTCATCCATGATGAAGTCGTACAGGACCCTCAGCCATGACGTGTACTGAGGCAGATCGTCGTAATACTCTGCTGCTATTTTCTTCACCTGGACACCAATGACAAACAAAGTGCTGCCTTTAGATGAcattacatttcacacagcTCTTTACAGTTCACACAGTTTATGAAACACACCAGTCAAATCTaaagtttcactttcattttcacagtgaATGAGCGGAGGTGCTAGTGACACGGCTCTGACAGATCCTGTAGAGCCTGTCGATGTCTTCTAGATCTCAAACTCATTCTGTACTGACAGTGTGAACCTAGAGTGGCAGTTTTATGACCCTTCCCTTCAGCAGTGATCTCTTTCAGTAGAATGTGTTGTGTTAATATCAAAAGTGAAATCTTATGAGTCTATCATTTCTGAATTATTTCATTCAAGTGTAttgaaaaatacacacagtgatCAGTTGGTCCACTTAAAATGAATTGCTGGTATAAGAAGTGGCTGAGGCTTTAAATAAAGCAGCATCACACAAATACTGGAAATTTGAATTTGAGTGTTTTAATCTGGCCTCGAGTTAGTCGTTAATGAACTACAGGATCTGACTTTTACAGCCTACTCTGGATACGGCTTATAAAGCTCGTCCTTCAGTatattgctgctgttttatAACGCGTCTTATCTTTACTGCTGTAGATGAGTTTATTTTTCTGCTCTCATTATGTGATTGTCACTAAAGCCTTTTTTGGCCACCATCTATCCGTGGgccctgtgctgctgtttgtatttttggGATACATGTTAAACTGCATTCTGCTGTGGCTGCACTTACACTACATCAGATCTAATGTGTCCTTTCCTCAAGTAACAGATTAGAAGAACCAAGTATTGTTCACAAACTTCAATTTGAGAGTCATGTTAAAAAGGACCCACTTGTGAACTTAAGCCCTCATTATGTACATAACAAATGGTACACCCAATTTTATTAGACCCACTCTCACGGTACTAATTAGAGTTATCTCTGTATCAAACACATCGTGGTTATGTCAACAGCTCCCTTTGTCTTACGATGATTGgctcaacaaacaaaaatctctGTGAACATTCCAGAAGAGATCAGGGTAAGTGAGATCTTTAAAACACCATTCTCTCAGAAGAACGTGGGTGCACATCATGTGTTTGCCAGAGGATTTAGTTCAGCTTTGGCCTAAACAGATCTGTCTCCACCCAAACGATTTCTTCCCTTCTAACCTGACTGAAAACATGGTGCAGCGTGCTCGCATTGAAAAGAACCTGGATCTAACGATGATCAGCCAGATGTACTAACCATGGGCAGCCTGCGTCCTGGGATGCTGGGGAAGTCGTGGTGCTCATTGTGGTAGCCCACGTTGAAGGTGAGCAGGTTGAGGGAGCCATAGTAAGAGTAGGTCTCATGGCCCTTGAGGAACATGTAGTGCTCAGCTATGAAGTGACCAGAGATGGGGTGCAAGCCCATCCCCAGCAGGGAGCCGGCCATCATGTAGAACACTGGCTTGGCCCCCCACAGCCAGTAGAGTAGGACATTGAAGGTGAGCTGGACGGAGATGTTGACCACCTCCAGCTGACTGACGGGTTTGGGGTTGATGCACAGGGGCCTGAAGGCATAGAACAGCGGCTGCAGAATAATCCACATGAACTTGCGGATGCGAGTGCAAAAGAACCAGCCCTCAAAGTCAGTGGGAATGTCTACATCTATGCCATCTCCTCCCAGGTAGCGGTGATGGTCCAGGTGGTAGCGTTTGAAGGACGCAGAGTAGGGCAGGCCGATGGGCAGGTTGGCAAACATGGCAAAGTAGCGGTTCCACATGGCCCTGTTGTTTCCAAAGGCAGTGTTGTGGGAGACCTCATGAATGGCAAGGGTCATTGAGTGGTTGATACAGCTGCCAAAGGCATAAGTCCAAAACAAAACCCATTTCCAGTCCAAGTCTTTGACCAGGTAGAAAGCTATAAACTGTATAACCACCATCATGCACACAACCCACTTCAGCCTCGGGTCAGGACCCATCAAAGACTTGATTTCTGGGTATTtggctgtggaaaaaaacaaaacaaagagactCAGTGAAGATTCATACAACAGACAATAGTGATGTGCTAGCTAACCCTGATTGGTTCTTTAGTTCAGACTAGGTGCAGTTTAACAAAAACCTAGAACTAAATAGAAATGGGCTAAATAAGCTATGGagttcatttgtttcccttttggccGTTTTATTTTGACGGACTTCCTGTGTCTGTCAGAAATAGAACAGCGGTGTATTCTCTGTGGAGCAAAGTGGAGCCCTGGTTCTGAAACGGACTGCGGCTggcctggtggggtttgaaccATTGACTAGAAAGGCAGTGATCAGCTCTGGTGTCCACATCGCATCTGTGCTTGGTAGAATTTAGCCATCACAGACCCTTCAGTTAAATGTTAGGGTTAGGTAATGTACAGtaatttatattataaagagtatggtctagacctgctctgcatgaaaagtgtcatgagataactttgttATTAGGGATGCACCGGCTGAACACGGCATCGGCCGTAATATCAGCAAATAAAGATGACCGATGGCAGTGGCCATGGTTATATGTTAATTTACATGTCACACAAACGCTGTGCTGAGGAGAAAccatttttccctttttttttggaagctCTGAAAACCCACTGCACACGTCTCTGGCACATCGCGTATGCACCGGGGTTTGAAGTTGCATCCTGCgcgcaacttcaaaccccacctgGAGCAATTTAGAagcgtttagcccgccagactttgtttaattgctcagatttggccattttcacagtgtatgttcttctaaacatgcttgttatgatatggcactatataaataaaagtgataataaataaaagagaacgaaacagaaagaaagtcaCCGGAGAACAGCTTTTTACTTTAAAACCTGTTATCTAACATTCTAAAGAGTCGTGAATCTTCTTGTTGCTGTGtgaaaaaggaggaaatgttatatttgttattgtGCCAGTTCAAAACATGGAATACATCGTCAAATATACAGATTTGGAaaatttgtatatattttgcattttgtcagactttgttgacttttgtccctcacctctcctcacctgcagCGGAGGAACCTGGGCTGTAAATCCGTTTATCAAATCTTTGTTATCTTAACCACTGACTGAAGAACAGGAAACATGGAAGGGACTTTCAGGTCAGGACTTTGAGCAGTAATTCACGAGATAAGTGGTAGTTATTACTAGCTCAGCATGTAGCTTGTCCCTGCATCATGATGGCAAGACACCAAACCCCCTTTAAAGCCAAGCAGATTTCTCTGTATAAATGGCAATCCGGAGGTTATAGTTTTTAAGTTTCAATGTGACAGTTAACAACATAACCAGAGGCTAAAGGCACTGGTTGGTTCAGGGTCAGCCTTCACTCTTCAAAGCAAAATCCTGTCAATCATCTCAGCAGGAACAGCTAACGTAGTGGATCTTATCCCAGTTTTAAGACGCTGCTGTTATCACATTTTGTTCTCATAAAGAAACCAACCTGTGagctggtgtgtttgtttaatgacaCGTGTTTCTGTGGAAGCAGAACAACTGACGTCACACATCTCTGGTGTTGTAATGGGGGGCAGACTGCAAAGCAACTTCAATGGACATTGTAAAGGTCTCCTCCTGtttctaaaacttttttttaaactgtctcttattaaaaaaataattttaaaatgacttcactCCACTTTTAGAAGTTTATATTTCAGCAGTATTTGGAGTGGTCGTGTTCTCTGTTGTATTGTAATGTCGATCATAAACTAAGCTTAACTGCTCAAACCTGTACTCACCCACAAGACTAAACACGAGGAGACAAGAGCAGCTATAATGTGATGAAAAATAATGCTACAACATCGCGTGTCCACGATAAAAACTCAAGTGACAAAAGGATTGATCTGCTCAGACATTTCGGGAAGGGTCCAGGCAGCACGCCTGCATTCTGTCTGATGACAGCTGGGAGCTTACAGCAGAGGGACAAgtctgagcacacacaccacaccaggCCTCTCTTTACACACCTGTGGGTTCCTGTTTCTCCTGAGTAATGTTGACATGTGGATATCTTCCTGTTAGGGTATGTCTCAGTTACAGATGCTTTAAACTTTGATTCAGAATTGAAAACAATACCCAACAGCTCTTTTGATACCACAGTGAAGAAAAGCATCCTAGACACAAgacttttatttcctttcttaaatgctacaaaacaaaatgtaaatgttgagaAAAGATCTGTACATACTGATGGTATAAAGAATACCACAGGTTTCCGAAGTGTCGTTTTGCTCttgctgccgccatgttggctttACTGCCTCTTTCACCTCCCTAATTTAAATATCGGCAAATATGTGggtcatcagcagacctgaggtgggctgaatgatgcccaAGTGCTCAGACgagttaatcctgcataacttcaagccttaatatcatttgaacagatgagttgtatataaattcaccctcaggaCAGTTATagagctatagagaccaaaactgtaccaggctgtaatcgtgtttatttctgctgggaagttgacattttaacttggaggttgaaatgtggacatttgaggaattACAGCTTTAAGACTTCTCCATTGGCTTCACtacacagccacagaggttgtaGCTTGGCCTGAACACATACTAAGAACCAGGTGCAGTGTTACAGAATGAccaaaaaatagatttttcttcATAGCAGCAGGTGAGCTGTGTGTAGAGAAAACCTGATGCTGATAATGTTGTCAGTCAAAAACTCCTGTGcttgtaaaaataaacactgtgttgtgtgttagtTGTGTAAGACAAGATCGCTCTCTCAGGTCGTGGAGAGTGAGGTGGAGGTTGTCCACTAGTAAATCAATCACAGATGTGTATTAACAGAGAtcacatcattttaaacatgtaaacGTATCAAAGTATGGATACTTTACAAAACTCTTTCACAAAGACCTTCAATTCAGTGTATGAACAAGTTAAGACAAGAGTGAGAGTGTGAGCGAGCAGCTGGTGCTGTGAAGGTTCATGCTCAGCAGCAGAGTGTCCCGACACTGCTGCAGTCACTATGGACTAACATGAATAATTCAACCCAGGAGACAGCTCTGCTGTCAATGAGTATCTTTATCCATGGATCTGGTTTCACTCAACACAATGCTGCTACTTTGTGTTGACCAATTAGCCTAAGTGTGTTAGCAGTGAAAAGATGTGAAAACCTGTACAGAACAAGTATACATCCTCACTCATGTGAAGCAAACACCCGGGGCGAGCAGGCTTTGGCGGACCACCTGATTTTCATGAAGGCCACTTTGACACAAAGGAGGCCTTTTGTGTCCGTCACAATCAAAAGGAGCAGTGCATGCTGGGCCACTCTTTATGTACAGTGACGTGAATCATCCGTCACAGAGGCTGCAGTGAGATCATCATTGTCTCCGTTCAATCCTCCTGttatttttacttcttctttgGTACTGTTGGCATGACAACAACAGCTTACAGTAGACATGCCAAGGTTTGTAAGGATGGCAAAGATATTAGTGCAGCCTAGGGCTGTCAAGAGTatcaacatgtttaaaacacattggATCATCATCTGAAGTACTAACGTTAATAAACACATCTACAATCAGGAGGAGGACATGGACAACCTCCGCCTCGCACTCCTACTCCCATGCAGTCTACTCATCACAGAGAGACGTCACCTATTATAACCTTGAAGACATGAACAGTGttcattttacactttgttggcgttgtgtgtgtgtttgcagaaaagataaagaaaatctaGGTGAGCGGGTTAAAACTGTTTGTGAATAAACAGAGATGGTGACATTTGAaatgacctttttaaaatatgttaaaccCAGCAGCAGTGGCTCGTGTCAGACATGTCTCCGAGCTAAATCACAGTaaactgaacatatttaccGACATGTAGTAcgtgtgtatatgtgcgtgCTTACAGTTTTTATACTTCAAATATCTctcgaaagaaaaaaaagcagctatGCCGGATATCGTGAACACATGACACCCAGCGTGACCGCCCGCTCTCGGCCTGGTGCTCACTGCGTGGACCGTTACTGCAGCTCCCCGGGCACGAGCTGGGCTCAGAGTTAGCGCAGTCATTTCAGGGAGTGGCGACATGACTGCTGCGGCTCTAACGTTAATATGTGGCAGTGAGCTAAGCAGCTACAACTGCGTGTACATTGCGTGTACACTGTTCTATGGGTTTTAATAACGGTGGTGGGTGTATGTCACTAAAAAGGAGCGTAAACCACCCTGAACCCATCCGGTCCTGTTAGCAAACTCTCCGCAGATACCGGCCGCTTACAAAACCGTTAGCTTAGTTACGTTAGCAAACCGAGTCCGCTGCTATGGCGGCGGTAACGTTATGCACCATGACGCGTCTATGTGACGCTAGTAAGTTACTACAAACACCAATCAATCTCAGTTATATCTAACTTAATAATTCATAGGTTTATTTAACACTTTCTAACGCAGAAGCTAGCTCACCCAGGATCTCTTTCCTCCTGTCGGCGTGCGGCTGGTCCGTGTACACCCATTCGAAGTCCTCCCGTGCCACCTGGTTCCCCATCTTCACGGTCACTGTGCTAAAgcacttctcttcctctcactggGTCGTTTAAAAACGAGAacctttgctgctgctgctgcttcccctcctctcctctgcactTCTCCTCTTCCCTTGCTGCTCGCACTGTGAACTGGGCTCAGCTGTGCTCAGCCTGCCCTGCAGCTCCTCCCACAGCGGGCATGTGCTGGCCGGCCCACGGAGTGAGTGTGACTGTGTTAATCTATGGCTGGCTAATCTAATATCAAAGTCCTCCCAGAGAACAACAGTAATGGACGACGTTACATTACTCAGACACTGGATAGTAAAAGTAGTTCgtagtaaaaaacaaaacaaaacatgtggtCAAAGAAGTTctaaagacaaaaataacagGCAAATATTTCCGGAAGAAAAGTCTTCATCGAAGTTAAGAAAAGGTCTGTTCTTGTACTTTACAAAGTACTCTGGCATTAGGTTACTGGCATGTGTAGTTGTCAGTAACCAAATGTCAAAGTACTGCATAGTATGTGTGCAGGTCTTAATCACCTCCAGCATCTCTACAGAGCGCTTCCATGTTACCGTAAAACATGAGATGAGATCATTTGCGCATTTGAAACAAAGTCAGCTGGCTCCAGCACAGTAACTAATCTTCATAATGTGAAACATACAGTTATAGTGAACGTGTATTTCTGTGAGCTCCCTACTATACGTTCTTAATTAAACTAAACAATGATCATAATGACAGTATAATGACAATATTAGCAGTAATAAATTAATATACTGCAGGGCAGAGCACCACCTATTGTACGTTCAGATAAACACAGTGAATTCCCTGTCAGGATGCTCAGGGTGGTGCTGGAGGAGACATTACTCAGTATTTGAAGGGATACCTGACACAGACTGCAGAGTGCTGTCACAGACAGGTTTACCCCCAAACAGGTAGGAAAGTTTACTTGTCACCAGTGAAAAAGCCAGTGAAATGTTCAGATTCAGATTATTATatgatattttctgtaaattacattacattcaagtctaaaatattttttcaaactCTCATGGTGgagaaatccatccatccatccatttcctgttaccgcttatcctcatcagggttacAGGAGGTTGGAGCCTATCCTAGATAACTTAGgacttagtgtgtgtgtgtcaatgaaAGAGAATCAGTGTGAGATGTGAGATACAAGAGCCTGAGAATTTCCTCAGTTGCTTGCTCAACAAAGGAGTATTCAGATGAGGCCCAGAGGGATCTCATCAGGCCTAAGTGGTACAACTGGGAGAGTGTAATCAGGCCAACACAATTACTGTGGTAGAAAGTTGCTGTTATTCTCATTCATTAACCCTGTCCCTTTTGTATCCTTTAAGAAGAACCACAACATGGACTACAAATCAAAAACTAACTCAATAAGACTGTCAAAACTTTAACGGTCTGCCACATACCATGTCATAGTAAAATCCCTAGTTTGATTCCAGGTGGGGATCTTTGCTGCATCTCATTTCCATTATTGTTCctgttaaattaataaatatctgTTGATGAATAACAACATATGAAATGGCTGAATTATTAGAACCTGGAGCACAATGGTGAAACATTCATGTATATCTGCTACTTAttgaacttttgtttgttttttttcttagaaaaacaaagttcttattatttctctttcattttgaaAAGGGAGCGTGCAGAATGAGATACATATTAAGTATTTGTATTCCACAGATATAAATTCACAGTATCAGCAAGGATAAGGAATATCAAACAAATACTAGTTGCAACTCTTCTTGAATTTTGCAATATTTTCTGgataaattatgaattatttgaTATAACTGACTGACTTTGATATGAGAAACATttagaagagaaagaagacatttttcattcagtGCATGTGACAGTTTGTGAGCAGCTGCAGACACGCCTCTCTGGCTGGAACATTTAGTAACACTGCTGTGCCTCAGCTTATCTAAGTGCagggctgctgcagctggaggatATGAAAACAATGgaacacttcctgttttgttcCATGAATCTGAGACAGCAAGAAAATGATTGAAAAGAATATGAATTGTGCGCCTTCTCTAATCCAACATCCAACATCTCTGTTTACATTCTGCTACGTGACCTGAACTTGGAATGTAGACAAAAAGGTTCCACCCTCTGCTGTCTGCATTCCACGTTTGCTCGTCACATTTTAAAGCTACACTAATgatatttttacataaacaaatagTCCGACTTCAGGTTGTCACAATACCACAAATTTAAAGTCACCTCcaccttattttagtgtttactcacaaactttttaaataactttggtAGAACATTGAACAatcataaaacatcaaatcaaacatttttgaaGGACTCTCAACATTTTAGACATGGATCAaggttaattattatttttagaatcatttgttttaatactgtatttattaactttgaaaaaaatgtcaatttctattcttgtataaatataaattcaagTAGTTTAATGAcacatgtgtatttatgtcaaCTTTCAAGACCTTGACTTTTCCCCCCctcaaattcacaaacttttaAGGATTTCTGTGGAGGCTGTGTGAAACCATGAGTCGTATTTGATGCCAAACAAGATGGTGAAAAAGGTGAATGCAGCATTGAGCTCAGAGCGCCTCCGTGAGCTCCTGGCACAACTGCACACTGTTAGTCTGGTGTTGGTCTGGAGTGCCCCGTCACACTGTGCATAAGCAATACAAATGGACCCATAGTGGGTGAGAATAAGACAAGATTGGGTgtattcagggtggtatggctGTAAGAATGCAGAACACTACCTCTAAAACAGAGCTTGTGCTGAGTGTAAACATACAGAGATATGTGGATAAGTTAAGTTGAACTTTAATAGGTTTGATTTGTACATTTGTAACAGTAATGTGTGCAACAAAACCGTACAGTCAGCCCCAAGTTGGCCAACTCAAAAGATAGTTTTCTTGGTATACATACATGAAATAATTCACAATCTACAACTTTAAGTACATGAAGATTACAGTAAATTTCTCTAAACTGAGACGCAGTCTCAAATTAAGCCACTAGATTACATCTTGAGTTTTTCTGCCCAGTGTCATAATACACGCTAGTGTTCACAAAGACGTGAACTGCATTTTCCAAAGTTTCTTTACCAAATGTTCATGCCATGAGTGGTTCAGGTcatccaaaacaacagaaaagtttcaaacgaacaaaacaaaaaagtgctGCCACAATATGGGCTCACAGCTAACCTAGCCTAACAAGGCGAGAGATGAGTTTGTACAGGAGGGGGAAGAGTACCGCTGCACGTGGAGGAGCTGAGACAACCATTTTCAACAACTGCTGGAGAAACTGTCACAGCAAACCAGAACAGTTCTGGTGCATGGACGATAAACTTCCATTTTAAAGTTGATGtttgaacactgaaaaaaaacatggcagcgTATTATCTTACTTCCCTCTGGTGCCATCTGTCCATGCAGCTAGGCCAAAGTCAATTCACTTGATTTGAAGTGGAGGCAGAAGTCTCAGAGAATCCTCTCTGAACGAGAACAAAACTATTTGCATGGCACAAGAGATGAAGTGAGACAATGTGTGATTTACGTGGGCAGACCACTGAATGTTATAACATACAGGTCACGTTTTATATCAGATCACCCCTACGTTGACCATACAAGTGAGTTTCTCCATTTCTACCCATTTAAAACTAATAGCCACCAAATGTCTGAGAAAGCAGGCGTGTGTTGGAGCAGTCTGATATCATGTCAACACTTTACATGATGatcttgctctctgtctctagAAAACTTcaaaccacagctgacagtACTCTTGTCTGTCCATGGAAATAGACCAAACTGAAAGCTCTGTCCTCGAGTTTATTTTATGAAACTGGAAACAGACACTCGTGTAGTGTTCCTGTAGTAAATAGGCTGTAATATGTAGAAACACTGTATGATCCACAGTTTTAACATTGCAGAGAAGTTACATTGTCTGTTTGTCCTCCCTAACGTAGTACATACGCTAACTTATCAAGTAAGCATTCACAGCCGGTGCTTTCAGGAACACCAGAGCTTaaaaaggtacacacacacacacacttatcacTGCTGCATTTCTAAGAATCAGAGAACAATGATATCTGTCAGTGGTTGCTGAGGCACAGTGGAAAGAAAAGTCTGTGTAGCTCCACACTGCATCCTCTCCCAGGCAGGGAAGGCAAGAGTCAGCAGGTGATGTCTGACTAACACTCCCTGAACACTGCTGCCTTGTTTTTAATGGTGATTCAAGAACTGATTAGACTGAACTGACCTGAGCAGCAATTTTGGATAGACCAACCAGGCTTCTGGCAAGGAATATAAATTACTTATTACTTTGTAGATCATTTTATTGCACTTGGCCGAAGTTAGGAAGAAGCTACTGTGAATGAAATGAACGCTTGTGGATTCTGGCCTGTGTGGAAAGTGGAGATCTCTGGAAGGAGATCGCTGATT
It includes:
- the degs1 gene encoding sphingolipid delta(4)-desaturase DES1; this translates as MGNQVAREDFEWVYTDQPHADRRKEILAKYPEIKSLMGPDPRLKWVVCMMVVIQFIAFYLVKDLDWKWVLFWTYAFGSCINHSMTLAIHEVSHNTAFGNNRAMWNRYFAMFANLPIGLPYSASFKRYHLDHHRYLGGDGIDVDIPTDFEGWFFCTRIRKFMWIILQPLFYAFRPLCINPKPVSQLEVVNISVQLTFNVLLYWLWGAKPVFYMMAGSLLGMGLHPISGHFIAEHYMFLKGHETYSYYGSLNLLTFNVGYHNEHHDFPSIPGRRLPMVKKIAAEYYDDLPQYTSWLRVLYDFIMDDTLSPYSRVKRRLKGDVKQE